From the genome of Polynucleobacter sp. AM-7D1:
AGCATCCGCCCTACTTAACAATGGCTTTAGGCGCAGGCTCCGTGGCACCTTTGCAAATGGCATCTGCTTATAGTGTGTTTGCTAATGGCGGCTATCGCGTAGATCCATATTTAATTAATAAGATGACGGATTCAAAGGGCACAGTTTTGTTTGAAGCTACACCTACTCATGCACACGAGAATGCCACTCGTGTACTGGATGCTCGCACAGCCTTTGTGATGGATAGCATGTTGCAAGAAGTCACGAAGACTGGAACAGCTGCAAGTGCAAGAGCAAAATTAGGTCGTAATGATATTGCTGGCAAAACAGGTACGACTAATGAGTCCCATGATGCTTGGTTTGCGGGATACAACCCAAAGGTAGTTGCAATTGCTTGGATTGGTTTTGATAAGCCAGCAAGCTTGGGTGATCGAGAGACTGGTGGCGGTCTTGCTCTGCCTATGTGGATCTCTTATATGAGTACCGCCCTAAAGGATCAGCCGCAACAAGGGCGCGAAGTGCCGGCAGGTGTGACTCAAGTTGATGGTGATTGGTTTATTCCCGAGTTCTCCAATAATGGTGGTGTGCGCGAACTGCAGTAGTTCGTTTTAGTAATGGCAAGGCAAGCGCGCACCATTATTCCTGGCCAAGCAATGCATGTCATGGTTCGTGGGAATAATCGGGAAACACTTTTCTTTAATGACGCGGATCGCCGTATCTATTTAGATTGGTTGCGAGAGGCAGCAAAGCAATTTGGTAGTGCAGTGCATGCATTCGCTTTGATGCCAAATCATGTGCATCTCTTAATGACTCCTCAAAATGAAGATTCGCTTGCAAAGACGATGCAGTCTCTAGGTAGGCGTTATGCCCAGTATTTCAATCAACAGCACCACCGTTCTGGAACAATTTGGGAGGGGCGCTATCGTTCTTCGCTAATAGACCCTGATTATTTTCTGCGCTGCCAACGTTACATTGAGCTCAATCCTGTGAGGGCTGGTTTTGAATCGAACCCTCAAGATTCAACTTGGACTAGTTTTGCCTCCCACATTGGAGGTAATGCTGAGCCTTGGTTGGTTGATCACCAGCACTTTTGGAAGCTGGGTAATACCCCGTTTGAGCGACAAATGACTTGGGCAGGGTTTGTAAAGGAAGGCGCGCCTCACTGGGAAGATCGCGAAATTACTGAGGCATTAGTGAGGTCCAAGCCTTGGGTCAGCGATACCTATGCAAAGAGCGTATTCAAAGATAATCCCGATCAAGTACTAATCCGACATCGTGGACGTCCCAAAAAATTAATACCAATAAATTCAATGACTTAAGTAATACTTAAGGTCTTTAGTATTTTACTGCTTGGCCATAAAGTTCTGACTCTGTCCCCTTTATATAAATGAATTTTACTTATTGCCTAATTTAAATGGGACAGACTCATTTTATTTCTATTGCATCAGCATGGGTATTCCCCTATATTTGATTCTCCAAAAGTAATCAGGCCCCCAGGGCAAACGGAAATACCATGACTACACAAATGAACACAGACCTTCGTCCAATCGCGCAGGGTCTTTACGATCCACAAAATGAGCATGATGCTTGCGGCGTAGGATTCGTTGCCCATATCAAAGGCAAGAAGTCACATGAGATCGTTACTCAGGGATTGAAAATTCTTGAGAACTTGGATCACCGGGGAGCCGTAGGTGCTGACCCTTTAATGGGTGATGGCGCAGGAATATTGATTCAGGTTCCCGATACTTTGTATCGCGAAGAAATGGCAAAGCAAGGTGTCGAGTTGCCGCCGTTCGGTGAGTACGGTGTTGGTATGATTTTCTTGCCTAAGGAACACGCCTCTCGTTTAGCTTGTGAGCAAGAATTAGAGCGCACTGTACGTTTAGAAGGTCAAGTCGTATTGGGTTGGAGAGATGTACCCATCGATGTGAAATTGCCGATGTCTCCAACCGTTCAAATGACAGAGCCATTTATCCGTCAAATTTTTATTGGGCGCGGACGTGACATCATGACAACGGATGCCCTGGAGCGTAAGTTGTATGTCATCCGCAAAACTGCGAGCCATGCTATTCAAGATTTACATTTAAAGCATGGCAAAGAATATTTTGTTGCATCGATGTCTGCTCGCACCATTGTTTATAAGGGTTTGTTGTTAGCAAACCAAGTGGGTGCGTACTATAAAGACTTACAAGATCCACGTACCGTATCTGCATTAGCTTTAGTGCATCAGCGCTTCTCAACCAATACTTTCCCAGCTTGGGAATTGGCTCACCCATACCGTATGATTGCGCACAACGGCGAGATTAATACTGTTAAAGGTAACGTCAACTGGGTGAACGCGCGAGAAGGTGCGATCAGCTCCCCAGTGTTGGGTGATGACCTCAAAAAATTATGGCCACTCATTTATCCAGGCCAATCTGACACAGCGTGTTTTGATAACTGCTTAGAGTTATTAGTGATGTCCGGTTATCCATTAGCACAAGCCATGATGATGATGATTCCCGAGGCATGGGAACAACATTCATTGATGGATGAAAACCGCCGTGCCTTCTATGAATATCATGCAGCAATGATGGAGCCATGGGATGGTCCAGCCGCTATGGCATTTACAGATGGCCGTCAGATTGGTGCGACCTTAGATCGCAATGGTTTGCGTCCAGCGCGTTATTACGTTACAGATGATGATTTAGTCATCATGGGTTCTGAGGCTGGCGTATTGCCAATTCCAGAGAGCAAGATTGTTCAAAAATGGCGCTTGCAACCAGGCAAGATGTTCATGATTGATATGGAGCAGGGCCGCATTATTGACGACGTTGAATTGAAAGATGCCGTCTCTAAAGCCAAGCCGTATAAGAGTTGGATTGACGCGGTGCGCGTGAAGCTAGATGAAGTTGATGCAAGCAAGGCTGACTTGGTGGATGAAAAGACCACTATTCGCCCAGCTGCAAAATTATTGGATCGTCAGCAAGCTTTTGGTTACACACAAGAAGATATCAAGTACCTCATGGCGCCTATGGCCATGAATGGTGAAGAGGCAATTGGGTCGATGGGTAACGATAGCCCGTTAGCTGTGCTATCGAACAAGAACAAACCACTCTATAACTACTTCAAGCAATTGTTTGCACAGGTGACCAATCCTCCGATTGACTCCATTCGTGAAAACATGGTGATGTCTTTGGTTTCATTCATTGGACCCAAGCCGAATTTGTTGGATACCAACAATATCAACCCACCAATGCGCTTGGAAGTGAGTCAGCCAATTTTAGATTTTGATGATATGACCAAGATTCGTCATATCGGTCATTACACCAACGGTAAGTTCCGCTCATATGAGCTAGATATTTGCTACCCAGCGTCTTGGGGTAAAGCAGGCATTGAGGCTCGCTTGGCATCTCTATGTGCTGAAGCTGCTGATGCCGTTCGTTCTGGTTACAACATCTTGATCGTGAGTGATCGTCAGGTTGATGAGCAGCATGTGGCCATTCCAGCATTGTTAGCAACTTCTGCAATTCATCAGCATCTAGTAGAAAAAGGTTTGCGTACTAGCGTTGGCCTCGTAGTGGAAACGGGTAGCGCGAGAGAAACGCATCACTTTGCTCTCCTAGCTGGTTATGGGGCTGAAGCAGTTCACCCTTACTTAGCGATGGAAACTTTGGCTGAAATGGCTAAAGGTTTATCTGGCGATTTGTCAGCTGAAAAAGCGGTAAAGAATTTTGTGAAAGCGGTTGGTAAGGGCTTGCAAAAAGTGATGTCCAAAATGGGTATCTCTACTTACATGTCTTATACCGGCTCACAGATTTTTGAAGCCATCGGTCTTAACAAGGAAGTGATTGACCATTACTTCAAAGGTACCCCATCTAACGTAGGTGGTATTGGCGTATTTGAAGTAGCTGAAGAAGCTTTGCGTATGCACCAGTCCGCATTTGGCAATGATCCAGTTTTAACTAATATGCTGGATGCTGGTGGCGAGTATGCATTCCGTATTCGTGGTGAGAACCATATGTGGACACCAGATACGATTGCCAAGTTACAGCACTCCACTCGTATTGGTATCGACAAGGGTTATCAAACTTATAAAGAGTATGCCAACATCATCAATGACCAAACCAAGCGTCAGATGACATTGCGTGGTTTGTTTGAGTTCAAGATTGATCCAGCCAAAGCAATTCCATTGGATGAAGTTGAGTCTGCAAAAGAAATCGTCAAGCGTTTTGCAACGGGCGCGATGTCCTTAGGTTCTATTTCTACTGAAGCGCATGCTACTTTGGCAATTGCTATGAATCGTATTGGTGGTAAGTCCAATACTGGTGAGGGTGGTGAAGATCCAAATCGTTATGTCAATGAGCTTAAAGGCATTCCTATTAAGAAGGGTGAAACCTTAGCCAGCATTTTGGGCGATGATGTGGTTGAAGCAAATATTCCTTTGCTCGATGGCGATTCGTTGCGCTCCAGAATCAAGCAGGTTGCCTCAGGCCGTTTCGGTGTTACTACTGAATATTTGCGTTCTGCTGATCAGATTCAGATTAAGATGGCCCAAGGTGCCAAGCCTGGAGAAGGTGGTCAATTGCCGGGCGGTAAAGTTTCTGATTACATCGGAAAATTGCGTTTCTCTGTGCCAGGGGTTGGTTTAATTTCTCCCCCTCCACACCACGATATTTACTCGATTGAAGATATTGCGCAGTTGATTCACGATCTGAAGAACGTGAACCCAGCAGCTGACGTATCTGTGAAGTTGGTTTCTGAGGTGGGTGTTGGTACGATTGCTGCCGGTGTTGCTAAAGCGAAAGCAGATCACGTCGTGATCGCTGGACATGACGGCGGTACAGGCGCATCCCCACTGTCTTCTATTAAGCATGCTGGTTCCCCATGGGAGTTGGGCTTGGCTGAAACCCAGCAAACATTAGTACTCAATGGTTTGCGTAGCCGTATTCGCGTGCAAGCTGACGGTCAAATGAAAACAGGTCGTGACGTTGTGATCGGCGCTTTATTGGGTGCTGATGAATTTGGTTTTGCGACAGCCCCATTGGTGGTTGAGGGTTGCATCATGATGCGTAAGTGTCATTTGAATACCTGCCCAGTGGGTGTTGCAACACAAGACCCTGAGTTGCGTAAGAAGTTCTCTGGTAAGCCAGAGCACGTTGTGAATTTCTTCTTCTTTATAGCAGAGGAAGTGCGCGAGATCATGGCGCAACTCGGTATTCGTAAGTTTGATGATTTGATTGGTCGCGTTGATTTCTTGGATACGCGCAAAGGTATTGAAAACTGGAAAGTACATGGGTTGGATTTCAGCAAGATTTTTGCTGAGCCTAATGTTGCTAAAGATTCTCCTCGTTATCAAATCTTGACTCAGGATCATGGTTTAGACAGCGCCTTAGATAACGTGCTTATCGAGAAGAGTGAGCCAGCTCTGCAACGTGGTGAAAAAGTTTCCTTCATTGTTCCAGTGAAGAACGTGAACCGTACTGTCGGCGCAATGCTCTCCGGAGAAATCGCTCAGCGTTATGGCCATGCTGGTTTGCCAGATGACACGATTCATATTCAATTGAATGGCACTGCTGGTCAAAGTTTCGCTGCCTTCTTGGCGCGCGGAATCACCTTGGACTTGGTTGGTGATGGTAATGACTACGTTGGTAAGGGCTTGTCTGGTGGACGTGTGATTGTGCGTGCCCCACATGAGTTCCGTGGCGATACAGCAAAAAATATCATTGTTGGAAATACTGTTCTCTACGGTGCCATTAGCGGTGAAGCATTCTTCAATGGTGTGGCTGGTGAGCGTTTTGCAGTTCGTAACTCTGGTGCCACAACGGTAGTTGAAGGAACCGGCGACCACGGTTGCGAATACATGACTGGCGGTACTGTTGTGGTCTTGGGTGCAACTGGTCGTAACTTTGCAGCAGGTATGAGCGGCGGTATTGCTTATGTTTATGACGAAGATGGCCTCTTTGACAAGCGTTGCAATACCAGCATGGCGACTTTGGAAAAAGTACTGCCGTCAGCCGAGCAGATTGCCAAGATGCCTCAATCAGAGTGGCATGCCCCTGTTGATGTGAAAGATGGTGGCGAGCGTATGACTGATGAGCAAATTCTGAAGGGCTTGATCGAGCGTCACTTCCGCCACACCGGTTCAGAGCGTGCAAAAGCACTATTAGCTGATTGGGAAAATGCTCGCGGTCGTTTTGTGAAAGTGCTGCCTACTGAGTACAAGCGTGCTTTAGGTGAGTTGTGGGAAAAAGCGCAAAACAAAACTGTTGCAGCTTAATCAATATAGATATTAAGAAAAGATACTAAGGATTCGATATGGGTAAGGTCACTGGATTTATGGAGTTTGAGCGCGTAGAGGAAACCTACGAAGCTCCCGTTAAACGCCTCCATCACTACAAAGAGTTCGTTGCCGCATTAACGGATGATGAGGCTAAAGTACAAGGCGCACGCTGTATGGATTGCGGCATTCCGTTTTGCAATAACGGATGCCCAGTAAACAACATCATCCCTGACTTCAATGATTTGGTATTTCATGATGACTGGAAGAATGCATTAGATGTATTGCAATCCACTAATAACTTCCCCGAGTTCACTGGTCGTATTTGCCCAGCACCTTGCGAAGCTGCATGCACCTTAGGTATTAATAGTGATGCGGTTGGTATTAAGTCTATTGAGCATGCCATTATTGATAAGGGCTGGGAAAATGGTTGGGTTAAGCCACAACCATCCAAAACCAAAACAGGTAAGAAGGTAGCCGTTGTTGGTGGTGGTCCTGCTGGCATGGCAACTGCACAACAATTGGCACGCGTGGGCCACGACGTTACTGTATTTGAAAAGAATGATCGTGTTGGCGGATTGTTGCGCTACGGTATTCCAGATTTCAAAATGGAAAAGTGGTTGATCGATCGTCGCGTTGAGCAAATGCAAGCTGAGGGTGTGAAGTTTGAGACAGGCGTATTTGTTGGCAAAGAGGCGATTGGTGCCGAAGTTAAAAATTACTCAACTAAAACCGTTTCACCCGATCAGCTGATGAAAGATTTTGACGCTGTTGTGATTAGCGGTGGATCTGAGCAGCCACGCGACCTGCCAGTTCCTGGTCGTGAGTTAAAGGGTGTTCATTACGCTTTGGAATTCTTGATTCCACAGAATAAAGAAAATGCAGGTGATTTCAAAAACGAGATTTCTGCAGCTGACAAGCATGTAGTAGTAATTGGTGGTGGTGATACCGGGTCTGATTGTGTTGGAACCTCTAATCGCCATGGCGCCGCCAAGATTACTCAGTTTGAATTGTTGCCACAGCCACCCGAAACTGAAAACAAACCCTTGGTATGGCCTTACTGGCCAACCAAGTTGCGCACCTCTTCATCACATGAAGAAGGCTGTGAGCGCGATTGGTCTGTTGCCACTAAGCGTTTTGAAGGCAAAGACGGCAAATTAGAGAAGCTAATCTGTGTGCGTTTGGAGTGGAAAGATGGAAAGATGGCAGAAATGCCAAACTCTGAATTTGAGATTAAGGCAGATTTAGTATTTTTAGCAATGGGCTTTGTATCACCTGCAGCCCAGGTTCTCAATGCATTTGGTGTCGAAAAAGATGCCCGCGGCAATGCAAAAGCCACAGTTGATGGTCAAAATGCTTATCAAACCAATGTTCCAAAGGTCTTTGCTGCTGGCGATATGCGTCGCGGACAATCCTTGGTGGTTTGGGCGATCCGTGAAGGTCGCCAAGCTGCTCAAGCAGTAGACGAGTATTTAATGGGGTCTTCTGTTCTGCCACGATAATATCGGGGATATGAACA
Proteins encoded in this window:
- a CDS encoding transposase — translated: MARQARTIIPGQAMHVMVRGNNRETLFFNDADRRIYLDWLREAAKQFGSAVHAFALMPNHVHLLMTPQNEDSLAKTMQSLGRRYAQYFNQQHHRSGTIWEGRYRSSLIDPDYFLRCQRYIELNPVRAGFESNPQDSTWTSFASHIGGNAEPWLVDHQHFWKLGNTPFERQMTWAGFVKEGAPHWEDREITEALVRSKPWVSDTYAKSVFKDNPDQVLIRHRGRPKKLIPINSMT
- a CDS encoding glutamate synthase-related protein encodes the protein MTTQMNTDLRPIAQGLYDPQNEHDACGVGFVAHIKGKKSHEIVTQGLKILENLDHRGAVGADPLMGDGAGILIQVPDTLYREEMAKQGVELPPFGEYGVGMIFLPKEHASRLACEQELERTVRLEGQVVLGWRDVPIDVKLPMSPTVQMTEPFIRQIFIGRGRDIMTTDALERKLYVIRKTASHAIQDLHLKHGKEYFVASMSARTIVYKGLLLANQVGAYYKDLQDPRTVSALALVHQRFSTNTFPAWELAHPYRMIAHNGEINTVKGNVNWVNAREGAISSPVLGDDLKKLWPLIYPGQSDTACFDNCLELLVMSGYPLAQAMMMMIPEAWEQHSLMDENRRAFYEYHAAMMEPWDGPAAMAFTDGRQIGATLDRNGLRPARYYVTDDDLVIMGSEAGVLPIPESKIVQKWRLQPGKMFMIDMEQGRIIDDVELKDAVSKAKPYKSWIDAVRVKLDEVDASKADLVDEKTTIRPAAKLLDRQQAFGYTQEDIKYLMAPMAMNGEEAIGSMGNDSPLAVLSNKNKPLYNYFKQLFAQVTNPPIDSIRENMVMSLVSFIGPKPNLLDTNNINPPMRLEVSQPILDFDDMTKIRHIGHYTNGKFRSYELDICYPASWGKAGIEARLASLCAEAADAVRSGYNILIVSDRQVDEQHVAIPALLATSAIHQHLVEKGLRTSVGLVVETGSARETHHFALLAGYGAEAVHPYLAMETLAEMAKGLSGDLSAEKAVKNFVKAVGKGLQKVMSKMGISTYMSYTGSQIFEAIGLNKEVIDHYFKGTPSNVGGIGVFEVAEEALRMHQSAFGNDPVLTNMLDAGGEYAFRIRGENHMWTPDTIAKLQHSTRIGIDKGYQTYKEYANIINDQTKRQMTLRGLFEFKIDPAKAIPLDEVESAKEIVKRFATGAMSLGSISTEAHATLAIAMNRIGGKSNTGEGGEDPNRYVNELKGIPIKKGETLASILGDDVVEANIPLLDGDSLRSRIKQVASGRFGVTTEYLRSADQIQIKMAQGAKPGEGGQLPGGKVSDYIGKLRFSVPGVGLISPPPHHDIYSIEDIAQLIHDLKNVNPAADVSVKLVSEVGVGTIAAGVAKAKADHVVIAGHDGGTGASPLSSIKHAGSPWELGLAETQQTLVLNGLRSRIRVQADGQMKTGRDVVIGALLGADEFGFATAPLVVEGCIMMRKCHLNTCPVGVATQDPELRKKFSGKPEHVVNFFFFIAEEVREIMAQLGIRKFDDLIGRVDFLDTRKGIENWKVHGLDFSKIFAEPNVAKDSPRYQILTQDHGLDSALDNVLIEKSEPALQRGEKVSFIVPVKNVNRTVGAMLSGEIAQRYGHAGLPDDTIHIQLNGTAGQSFAAFLARGITLDLVGDGNDYVGKGLSGGRVIVRAPHEFRGDTAKNIIVGNTVLYGAISGEAFFNGVAGERFAVRNSGATTVVEGTGDHGCEYMTGGTVVVLGATGRNFAAGMSGGIAYVYDEDGLFDKRCNTSMATLEKVLPSAEQIAKMPQSEWHAPVDVKDGGERMTDEQILKGLIERHFRHTGSERAKALLADWENARGRFVKVLPTEYKRALGELWEKAQNKTVAA
- a CDS encoding glutamate synthase subunit beta → MGKVTGFMEFERVEETYEAPVKRLHHYKEFVAALTDDEAKVQGARCMDCGIPFCNNGCPVNNIIPDFNDLVFHDDWKNALDVLQSTNNFPEFTGRICPAPCEAACTLGINSDAVGIKSIEHAIIDKGWENGWVKPQPSKTKTGKKVAVVGGGPAGMATAQQLARVGHDVTVFEKNDRVGGLLRYGIPDFKMEKWLIDRRVEQMQAEGVKFETGVFVGKEAIGAEVKNYSTKTVSPDQLMKDFDAVVISGGSEQPRDLPVPGRELKGVHYALEFLIPQNKENAGDFKNEISAADKHVVVIGGGDTGSDCVGTSNRHGAAKITQFELLPQPPETENKPLVWPYWPTKLRTSSSHEEGCERDWSVATKRFEGKDGKLEKLICVRLEWKDGKMAEMPNSEFEIKADLVFLAMGFVSPAAQVLNAFGVEKDARGNAKATVDGQNAYQTNVPKVFAAGDMRRGQSLVVWAIREGRQAAQAVDEYLMGSSVLPR